The Miscanthus floridulus cultivar M001 chromosome 7, ASM1932011v1, whole genome shotgun sequence genome includes a region encoding these proteins:
- the LOC136466528 gene encoding bifunctional protein FolD 4, chloroplastic-like, with protein MASSILSDCSSARLLPLRRALLPPRAPRLRPCPALAHPRRLLVAARPQLLPRPRRMDSPPAATASSADSATVSADAPAKVIDGKLVAKQVREEIAVEVTRMKDAIGIVPGLAVILVGSRKDSQTYVRNKKKACEAVGIKSYEVNLPEDSSEEEVIKHIASFNSDPSVHGILVQLPLPLHMNDETILNTVSIEKDVDGFHPLNIGRLAMQGRNPFFVPCTPKGCMELLHRYGVEIKGKRAVVIGRSNIVGMPAALLLQKANATVSIVHSQTKNPEKITRQADIVIAAVGVANLVRENWIKPGATIIDVGINPVDDPESPRCYRLVGDVCYEEASKVAGAITPVPGGVGPMTIAMLLSNTLEAAKRIHKFK; from the exons ATGGCGTCCTCCATACTCTCCGACTGCTCCTCGGcccgcctccttcctctccgcCGCGCGCTCCTCCCGCCGCGGGCGCCCCGCCTCCGCCCCTGCCCGGCTCTAGCTCACCCCAGGCGCCTCCTCGTCGCCGCCCGGCCCCAGCtgctcccgcgcccgcgccgtaTGGACTCGccccccgccgccaccgcctcttcTGCCGACTCAG CCACCGTCTCAGCCGATGCGCCTGCCAAAGTGATTGATGGGAAGCTTGTGGCGAAGCAAGTGAGAGAAGAAATAGCCGTTGAAGTCACCAGGATGAAGGATGCGATCGGTATAGTGCCTGGGCTCGCGGTCATCCTTGTCGGATCGAGGAAGGATTCACAGACTTACGTGCGGAACAAGAAGAAGGCGTGCGAGGCGGTCGGTATAAAGTCGTATGAGGTGAACTTGCCTGAGGACAGCTCTGAGGAGGAGGTTATCAAGCACATAGCGAGCTTCAACAGTGACCCGTCCGTGCATGGCATCTTGGTTCAGTTGCCCTTACCTCTT CATATGAACGATGAGACCATTTTGAATACTGTCAGTATTGAAAAGGATGTTGATGGCTTTCATCCGCTGAACATTGGACGACTTGCAATGCAAGGTCGAAATCCGTTCTTTGTACCTTGCACCCCAAAAGGATGCATGGAGTTGCTACACCGATATGGAGTTGAGATTAAAGGGAAGAGGGCTGTTGTAATCGGAAGAAGCAATATTGTTGGAATGCCTGCTGCATTGTTGTTGCAA AAAGCAAATGCAACTGTCAGCATTGTACATTCACAAACTAAGAACCCTGAGAAAATAACACGACAGGCAGATATAGTCATCGCAGCTGTTGGAGTTGCCAACTTGGTCAGAGAGAATTGGATAAAACCTGGAGCAACTATTATTGATGTTGGCATCAATCCAGTTGAT GACCCAGAAAGCCCTCGGTGTTATAGGCTCGTCGGAGATGTTTGTTATGAGGAAGCCTCCAAGGTTGCCGGAGCAATCACACCAGTTCCAGGAGGTGTTGGGCCAATGACAATTGCAATGCTTTTGTCAAACACACTTGAGGCGGCTAAAAGAATCCACAAATTCAAATAA
- the LOC136462588 gene encoding LOW QUALITY PROTEIN: glutamate--tRNA ligase, chloroplastic/mitochondrial-like (The sequence of the model RefSeq protein was modified relative to this genomic sequence to represent the inferred CDS: deleted 1 base in 1 codon) yields the protein MAASALLTGSPWLRMRLLPDAPARPFRHLHLRRALSVRASATRASGADGSPGPVRVRFAPSPTGNLHVGGARTALFNYLFARSKGGRFVLRVEDTDLERSTRKSEEAVLADLAWLGLEWDEGPDVGGEFGPYRQSERNSLYKQYAEKLLDSGAVYRCFCSNEELEQMKEVAKQRQLPPVYMGKWASASDVEVQQELEKGTPYTYRFRVPKEGSLKINDLIRGEVSWNLDTLGDFVIMRSNGQPVYNFCVTVDDATMQISHVIRAEEHLPNTLRQALIYKALGFTMPSFAHVSLILAPDRSKLSKRHGATSVGQYKEMGYLPQAMVNYLALLGWGDGTENEFFTIADLVQKFTINRVNKSGAVFDATKLKWMNGQHLRSFPHDELIKAFEDRWKNTGILQESESGFAKEAAELLKDGIDLITDADAALTNLLSYPLHATLSSEEAKPMVQDKISEVASGLISAYDSGELTQALAEGRDGWQKWVKGFGKSTKRKGKGLFMPLRVLLTGKLHGPDMGGSIALIHKAGICAAVTPQSNFVTLDERFRILKEVDWESLAKEQETPAESAVPAAS from the exons ATGGCGGCGAGCGCGCTGCTGACGGGGTCGCCGTGGCTGCGCATGCGCCTCCTCCCGGACGCGCCCGCGCGCCCCTtccgccacctccacctccgccgGGCTCTCTCCGTCCGCGCTTCCGCCACCCGCGCCAGCGGCGCCGACGGCAGCCCCGGCCCCGTCCGCGTCCGCTTCGCGCCGTCGCCCACCGGCAACCTCCACGTCGGCGGCGCCCGCACCGCGCTCTTCAACTACCTCTTCGCGCGCTCCAAGGGGGGACGCTTCGTGCTCCGCGTCGAGGACACCGACCTCGAGCGCTCCACCAGGAAGTCCGAGGAAGCCGTCCTCGCCGACCTCGCCTGGCTCGGCCTCGAATGGGACGAAG GTCCGGATGTGGGTGGGGAATTTGGGCCTTATCGCCAGTCAGAGCGAAATTCACTATACAAGCAGTATGCTGAGAAGCTTTTGGACTCTGGTGCGGTTTACCGCTGCTTTTGCTCTAATGAG GAACTTGAGCAAATGAAGGAAGTCGCAAAGCAGAGACAACTTCCTCCTGTGTATATGGGGAAGTGGGCAAGTGCTTCAGATGTAGAAGTACAGCAGGAGTTAGAGAAAGGGACACCTTACACTTACCGCTTCCGTGTGCCAAAGGAAGGGTCATTGAAAATTAATGACTTAATTCGTGGTGAG GTCAGTTGGAACTTAGATACGCTTGGTGATTTCGTGATTATGAGAAGCAATGGACAGCCTGTGTATAACTTCTGTGTGACAGTTGACGATGCTACCATGCAAATATCTCATGTTATCAG AGCTGAAGAGCATTTACCAAACACATTGCGGCAAGCTCTAATTTACAAA GCTCTTGGATTCACAATGCCTTCATTTGCTCATGTTTCGCTTATTCTGGCTCCTGACAGAAGCAAACTATCTAAACGGCATGGAGCTACTTCTGTTGGGCAG TATAAAGAGATGGGCTATCTACCTCAGGCAATGGTGAATTATTTAGCACTACTGGGCTGGGGTGATGGAACCGAAAATGAGTTCTTCACTATTGCTGACCTAG TTCAGAAATTCACTATAAATCGTGTCAATAAAAGTGGAGCAGTCTTTGATGCAACAAAATTGAA ATGGATGAATGGCCAACATTTAAGATCATTTCCCCATGATGAACTCATCAAGGCTTTTGAAGATCGGTGGAAGAACACAGGCATTCTCCAGGAATCTGAAAGCGGTTTTGCTAAG GAAGCTGCCGAGCTTTTGAAGGATGGTATTGATTTGATAACAGATGCTGATGCAGCTCTTACAAATTTGTTATCGTATCCCCTTCATGCTACTTTAAGCAG TGAGGAAGCTAAACCTATGGTGCAAGATAAGATTTCTGAGGTTGCTTCAGGTCTTATTTCTGCCTATGATAGTGGTGAACTCACTCAAGCACTAGCTGAGGGTCGTGATGGTTGGCAGAAGTGGGTTAAAGGTTTTGGCAAGTCTACGAAAAGAAAG GGCAAAGGGCTCTTCATGCCGCTCCGAGTACTGTTGACTGGGAAGCTTCATGGGCCTGACATGGGTGGCAGCATAGCCCTAATACACAAAGCTGGCATCTGT GCAGCGGTGACTCCACAATCCAACTTCGTGACTCTAGATGAGCGGTTCAGGATCCTCAAGGAGGTTGACTGGGAGTCTTTGGCGAAGGAGCAAGAAACCCCTGCTGAATCTGCTGTTCCCGCCGCTTCATAG